The following proteins come from a genomic window of Brevibacillus antibioticus:
- a CDS encoding serine hydrolase domain-containing protein: MAVVPFPGSDKKRSSAPWQSAICLQMVSTKNVMIEVTLPFGGKLGMFQERIAKWIDSYDQNGYLHGSILIACHNNIVINQGFGMANWEHQVPNTATTKFRIGSITKAFTAMSLFQLHEKKRLNINDYVDRYLPGYPNGDRISIFHCLTNTSGIPNYTSSPDFWPLQMRLPSTLDQLIDSFKVRELEFEPGSRFAYSNSGYALLTAIIEKVTGMRYSDYIQEHICLPSGMYHTGCDDGVKLVPGLASGYSFYEEPIHPAYADLSFPLGAYGLYSTTEDLMIWDTVLKNSRLLRNDLLEKMFTPYLGSYACGWMVSEINGRKCLHHFGDISGYFCDFLRFVEDDVTIIFLSNMSVVPVTHLSREIAKLIFEGSAALPLPVPVEPIQWNKIDSAVGQYIFENETNKILDISLNNHELYLTVPKMYGVLYKFKLVPISYSSTQTTFLTEMIHEQLVFLYSASGEITFVVYTDYFGQSHTLHKVE; the protein is encoded by the coding sequence TTGGCTGTTGTCCCTTTCCCTGGTTCCGATAAAAAGCGGAGCTCTGCCCCATGGCAATCCGCAATTTGCTTGCAAATGGTCAGTACTAAAAATGTTATGATAGAAGTAACTTTACCTTTTGGAGGGAAGTTGGGCATGTTCCAGGAGAGGATAGCGAAATGGATCGATTCCTATGATCAGAATGGATATTTACATGGATCCATACTCATTGCTTGTCACAACAATATTGTAATAAATCAAGGTTTCGGTATGGCGAATTGGGAACATCAGGTGCCAAATACTGCTACTACTAAGTTCCGAATCGGTTCCATTACGAAGGCTTTTACCGCGATGAGCCTATTTCAATTACATGAAAAGAAAAGATTGAACATCAACGATTATGTTGATAGGTATTTACCTGGTTATCCAAACGGTGATCGGATTTCGATTTTCCATTGCTTAACGAACACTTCAGGTATTCCGAATTATACAAGTTCTCCCGATTTTTGGCCTCTTCAAATGAGACTTCCTTCAACATTAGATCAACTTATTGATTCGTTCAAAGTACGTGAATTGGAATTCGAGCCTGGCAGCAGGTTTGCGTATTCAAATTCGGGTTATGCGTTGCTGACAGCCATTATCGAAAAAGTTACTGGGATGCGCTATTCAGATTATATTCAGGAACATATTTGCTTGCCGTCTGGTATGTATCACACTGGCTGTGATGATGGTGTAAAACTAGTTCCAGGATTGGCATCTGGCTATTCCTTTTATGAGGAACCGATTCATCCAGCCTATGCGGACCTGTCATTTCCGTTAGGAGCCTATGGATTATACTCGACCACGGAAGACTTGATGATTTGGGATACGGTATTAAAAAACTCCCGATTACTCAGGAATGATTTGTTGGAGAAAATGTTTACCCCATATCTCGGTTCTTACGCATGTGGATGGATGGTTTCAGAAATAAACGGCAGAAAATGTTTGCATCATTTTGGTGATATTAGCGGTTATTTCTGTGATTTTCTCCGATTCGTGGAGGATGATGTTACGATCATCTTCTTAAGCAACATGAGTGTGGTCCCTGTCACTCATTTAAGTCGAGAAATAGCAAAACTCATTTTCGAGGGGAGTGCAGCGTTACCACTTCCGGTTCCTGTTGAGCCCATACAATGGAACAAGATAGATTCAGCAGTAGGGCAGTATATCTTTGAAAATGAGACGAATAAAATTTTAGACATATCTCTCAATAATCATGAACTGTATCTAACGGTACCTAAAATGTACGGTGTTTTGTATAAATTCAAGCTTGTACCCATAAGCTACAGCTCAACCCAAACCACTTTTCTAACGGAAATGATTCATGAACAACTTGTATTCCTTTATTCTGCATCTGGCGAGATTACGTTTGTTGTGTATACCGATTATTTTGGCCAAAGTCATACACTGCACAAGGTTGAGTAA
- a CDS encoding RNA polymerase sigma factor produces MDDHSGARIEQWFLTYSQDVYRFLVYYTGRTDIDDLVQETFIRALKAMQGAEVENPKTWLFAIARNVAIDERRKTKLISWLPDIFLQHLVSNDKTPEESLMLSENKRLLYEMINQLKSSYRDVLILRGIKGLSSKETAEVLGWSEAKVNLTMHRAIKSIQNKRNVSIAEVMNDAIT; encoded by the coding sequence GTGGATGATCATTCTGGGGCACGAATTGAGCAATGGTTTCTCACATACAGCCAAGATGTGTATCGGTTTCTCGTCTATTATACGGGACGAACAGACATCGACGATCTGGTTCAAGAGACCTTTATTCGTGCCCTCAAAGCTATGCAGGGGGCAGAGGTAGAGAATCCCAAAACGTGGCTGTTTGCCATAGCACGAAACGTAGCCATTGATGAAAGACGCAAGACAAAGCTAATTAGTTGGTTGCCAGATATCTTTTTGCAGCATCTCGTATCGAACGACAAAACACCGGAAGAGTCGCTGATGTTAAGTGAAAACAAGCGTCTGCTCTATGAAATGATCAATCAATTAAAGTCTTCTTATCGGGACGTGTTGATACTCAGAGGGATCAAGGGATTATCGAGCAAGGAGACTGCAGAGGTTTTGGGATGGAGCGAAGCCAAAGTCAATCTCACGATGCATAGAGCTATAAAGTCGATTCAAAACAAACGAAATGTTTCGATTGCGGAGGTGATGAACGATGCCATCACGTGA
- a CDS encoding suppressor of fused domain protein: protein MNFFKKVFGGTNNGEKSKDGTTIYTYDEQADSKPPAPMEYVEDIVAHFETVFAGRESSVFHEIISDTIHIDVNVMSPTEEEPFWVLYTTGMSDLPMTIPDEIQEQMEEKFDRAELMIFLPASWELTQESLEDENNYWPIRLMKMLARFPHQYNTWLGYGHTIPNYQDYEPYADGTGLNGVVLFQLSEEISVIPTKDGNKIHAYFLIPLYKEEMDYKLEDGMEALFDKLFELEDDALILNPNRRNTCK from the coding sequence ATGAACTTTTTTAAAAAGGTATTCGGTGGTACGAACAACGGAGAAAAGTCAAAGGACGGCACCACGATTTACACGTATGACGAACAAGCTGATTCTAAACCCCCAGCCCCGATGGAATATGTAGAAGATATTGTTGCCCACTTTGAAACGGTATTTGCGGGAAGAGAAAGTAGTGTTTTTCACGAAATTATTTCCGATACGATCCATATTGATGTGAATGTCATGAGTCCTACAGAAGAAGAACCATTTTGGGTTCTGTATACGACTGGGATGAGTGATTTACCAATGACGATCCCGGATGAAATACAGGAGCAGATGGAAGAGAAGTTTGATCGAGCAGAACTGATGATATTCTTGCCAGCTTCCTGGGAGCTGACACAAGAGTCACTGGAGGATGAAAATAATTACTGGCCAATCAGACTGATGAAGATGCTGGCGCGGTTTCCTCACCAGTACAATACGTGGTTGGGATACGGACATACCATACCGAATTATCAGGACTATGAACCATATGCGGATGGCACGGGTCTAAATGGAGTCGTTCTGTTTCAGCTATCAGAGGAAATCAGTGTCATTCCCACCAAGGACGGAAACAAGATTCATGCCTATTTCTTAATTCCTTTGTATAAAGAAGAGATGGATTATAAATTGGAGGATGGCATGGAAGCGCTATTTGATAAATTGTTTGAGCTGGAAGATGATGCGCTGATTTTGAATCCGAATAGAAGAAATACGTGCAAGTAA
- a CDS encoding aminoglycoside adenylyltransferase domain-containing protein — protein MDTRIPESVRSLLHDYTQRLIAELPDVIYGVYLYGSIALSGFEEDNSDIDFVTLLLRGLTNAEIETLKNIHHALHNANPLAKRMDGMYIQLDDIGKTNPSLEPYPYVDNGTFKSSGHYDVNHVTWWTLKQQGITVMGKSVEALHIPTQWFDVGETMKYNVHDYWSPKGKSMLKFLHDEWVEFAVFTLCRIYYALLHESIIPKRKAVEQAQQELPSEWHLLLKESLRIRYQPKEPSLFSNRIKRAKETQRFIRYICELSPSKTE, from the coding sequence ATGGACACGAGAATCCCGGAAAGCGTTAGGTCTTTATTACACGACTATACCCAACGACTCATAGCAGAACTGCCTGATGTCATTTACGGTGTTTATTTGTATGGTTCGATTGCTCTGTCTGGCTTCGAGGAAGATAACAGCGATATTGATTTTGTAACACTTTTGCTTAGAGGGTTAACGAATGCAGAAATAGAAACGCTCAAGAACATTCATCATGCTCTCCATAACGCCAACCCACTCGCGAAAAGAATGGACGGCATGTATATCCAGCTGGATGACATCGGAAAAACCAATCCATCCTTGGAGCCTTATCCTTACGTTGACAATGGGACATTCAAATCATCCGGCCACTATGATGTCAATCATGTGACGTGGTGGACCCTCAAGCAACAGGGCATTACCGTTATGGGGAAAAGTGTTGAAGCATTGCACATCCCTACCCAGTGGTTTGATGTCGGGGAAACGATGAAATACAATGTACATGATTATTGGTCGCCAAAAGGAAAAAGCATGCTGAAATTCTTGCATGATGAGTGGGTAGAATTCGCTGTTTTCACCTTATGCCGAATCTATTACGCGCTCCTTCATGAGAGCATTATTCCGAAGAGAAAAGCCGTAGAACAGGCTCAGCAAGAACTTCCTAGTGAATGGCATCTTTTACTGAAAGAATCCTTGCGAATACGCTACCAACCAAAAGAACCATCTTTGTTTTCAAACAGAATCAAGCGGGCAAAGGAAACCCAGAGATTTATTCGCTATATTTGCGAGCTGTCGCCTAGTAAGACGGAATAA
- a CDS encoding NUDIX hydrolase, which yields MERTIQREIFEEAGIEVKAEMHYVYNSSFVTDDNIHVLNVVFLCHYENGVAFWKSPDEVEAVH from the coding sequence TTGGAGAGGACCATCCAGCGGGAAATTTTTGAAGAAGCCGGAATTGAAGTAAAAGCAGAAATGCATTACGTATATAATTCTTCGTTTGTTACAGATGACAATATTCACGTCCTGAATGTCGTCTTCCTCTGTCACTACGAAAATGGCGTGGCCTTCTGGAAGAGTCCCGATGAGGTAGAAGCCGTACATTGA
- a CDS encoding GNAT family N-acetyltransferase translates to MKIMERLHLEHFRQMAQLELQYYDAEFITPYEESYNWYLFRPDSVVAIEENGRIIAFMNLLPIKPHIYLQIAQGTFKDSLMTTADIEDLTTSPEQVYYFLSCVVVDQSYRKSPALRMMLHHYLNVLAHVEQSGYRIQSIIMDNITEAGNRFAQRLGMNHVCISDHDSHIHASDYESFKQHVHASYPMLSR, encoded by the coding sequence ATGAAGATCATGGAGCGTTTGCACCTTGAGCATTTTAGACAGATGGCACAACTCGAGCTTCAATACTACGATGCGGAATTTATTACACCTTATGAAGAGAGCTACAATTGGTATTTGTTTCGTCCCGATTCAGTCGTTGCGATCGAAGAGAATGGGCGTATCATCGCTTTTATGAACCTGCTTCCCATCAAGCCGCATATCTACCTGCAAATTGCGCAAGGGACGTTTAAAGACAGCCTGATGACGACTGCGGATATCGAAGATTTAACTACTTCTCCCGAGCAAGTCTATTATTTTCTGTCCTGTGTCGTTGTCGATCAATCTTATCGGAAAAGCCCTGCCTTGCGCATGATGCTGCATCATTATCTTAATGTACTGGCTCATGTTGAGCAGAGTGGCTACCGCATCCAATCGATCATCATGGATAATATCACAGAAGCAGGCAATCGATTCGCTCAGCGCCTTGGCATGAATCATGTATGTATAAGCGACCACGACTCTCATATACATGCCTCAGACTATGAGAGCTTCAAACAGCATGTGCACGCGAGTTATCCCATGCTTTCCCGCTAA
- a CDS encoding helix-turn-helix transcriptional regulator, protein MRLHRLIAILLLIESRGKMKAKELAIALETSVRSIYRDIDALSQAGIPITATSGPSGGIYLMEGYTVNLKQLYVDDVVHLYLTGMGIHVGQDTETGHKLTSALLKLEKTLPQTYRPDIEKAKRRFYFDETPWWEERVVIPNLEVLRAAVWRSSKVVIAYRKMDGSSSSRRVCPYGLVVKKTEWYLVAYCENAQEIRTFKCERIPSVHVLEEAFEIPEIFSLAGYWTNQEAAFKQACREVEYFPVVIRLHTEKLAMRERLEVISAVQQGEYEQLTVNLYSYERACRDILDMIGHMEVVEPAELRAFAKASLREMMALYT, encoded by the coding sequence ATGAGACTGCATCGATTGATTGCGATCTTGTTGCTGATCGAATCAAGGGGAAAAATGAAAGCAAAAGAACTCGCTATAGCACTGGAGACGTCTGTTCGCTCGATTTATCGGGATATTGACGCACTGTCCCAGGCAGGGATTCCGATCACGGCAACTTCGGGACCTAGCGGGGGAATTTATTTGATGGAAGGATATACGGTCAATCTGAAACAGTTGTACGTCGATGATGTCGTGCACTTGTATTTGACCGGGATGGGGATTCATGTCGGGCAGGATACCGAGACTGGACACAAATTAACGTCTGCTTTGCTCAAATTGGAAAAGACATTGCCGCAGACTTATCGGCCAGATATCGAGAAAGCGAAGAGGCGGTTCTATTTCGATGAGACGCCGTGGTGGGAAGAGAGAGTAGTCATACCGAATCTGGAGGTTTTGCGGGCAGCGGTTTGGCGATCAAGCAAAGTCGTCATTGCCTACCGCAAAATGGATGGTAGCAGCTCGTCACGTAGAGTATGTCCCTATGGTCTCGTCGTGAAAAAAACGGAGTGGTATCTCGTTGCTTACTGTGAAAACGCGCAGGAAATTCGAACATTCAAGTGCGAGCGGATTCCTTCTGTTCATGTACTAGAGGAGGCATTCGAGATTCCGGAGATCTTTTCGTTGGCAGGTTATTGGACGAATCAGGAGGCGGCGTTCAAACAGGCTTGTCGTGAAGTCGAATATTTTCCTGTAGTGATCAGATTGCATACTGAAAAGCTGGCCATGCGAGAGCGGCTGGAGGTGATTTCCGCTGTGCAGCAGGGAGAGTACGAACAATTGACGGTTAATTTGTACAGTTATGAAAGAGCATGTCGCGATATTTTGGATATGATCGGACATATGGAGGTAGTAGAGCCAGCGGAATTAAGGGCTTTTGCAAAAGCGAGTCTGCGAGAAATGATGGCACTTTATACGTAG
- a CDS encoding Gfo/Idh/MocA family protein gives MNIAVLGTGFGAYHAHLLKKMNGVDRLVVFGRNESKLQKLQEELNVEITKHMDEIMRDPTIDVVDICLPSQLHRQFAVGALENGKHVFCETPVCYTPDDAQAMKHARDRSGKKLLVNQFIKFDPAYAYLRSAQTENKYGQLLSLSLKRETAPLWGDLGLSSITTNLMIHELDFVTWLFGRNTNMSAWGTESSDKKQSIVHSHFHYPDAHAEIVSSSQMPTSYPFTVGYEAYFEKAKLVFQEADNQCKTESFLVEYTSSGKYELVLEPVNPYEESLRHAIQCFTDNTQSIIDVDHAVESLVLALALQKQLVRQ, from the coding sequence ATGAATATCGCAGTATTAGGAACCGGATTTGGTGCGTACCATGCGCATCTACTAAAAAAAATGAATGGTGTAGATAGATTGGTAGTTTTCGGTCGAAATGAATCGAAGCTGCAAAAGCTACAGGAAGAGCTGAATGTGGAGATTACGAAGCATATGGACGAGATCATGCGCGATCCTACTATCGATGTCGTGGATATTTGCTTGCCTTCGCAGTTGCATCGGCAATTCGCAGTAGGAGCTCTCGAAAACGGGAAGCATGTATTCTGCGAAACACCGGTTTGCTATACGCCAGACGATGCACAAGCCATGAAACACGCAAGGGACCGATCGGGGAAAAAGCTGTTGGTGAATCAGTTTATCAAATTTGACCCGGCGTATGCCTACCTTCGCAGCGCTCAGACAGAAAACAAGTACGGACAGCTCCTCTCCCTCTCGCTCAAAAGAGAAACAGCACCTTTATGGGGGGATCTAGGCTTGTCCTCCATTACAACCAATCTGATGATCCACGAGCTGGACTTCGTAACATGGCTGTTCGGTCGCAATACCAATATGAGCGCATGGGGGACAGAATCATCGGATAAAAAGCAGTCCATCGTCCACTCGCACTTTCATTACCCTGATGCGCATGCTGAAATAGTCTCCTCCTCGCAGATGCCGACCTCGTACCCATTCACTGTCGGTTACGAGGCGTACTTTGAGAAGGCAAAGCTCGTCTTTCAGGAAGCTGACAACCAATGTAAGACGGAATCTTTCTTAGTAGAATACACGTCCTCAGGCAAGTATGAGCTCGTTCTCGAACCCGTCAATCCGTATGAAGAGAGCCTGCGTCATGCCATTCAATGCTTTACGGACAATACACAATCGATTATTGATGTTGATCATGCAGTCGAGTCCTTAGTGCTCGCGCTTGCACTACAGAAGCAGCTTGTACGCCAGTAA
- a CDS encoding YcdB/YcdC domain-containing protein gives MSLPDENHVIELLKQARQESSPPRQVWKQTGKERLIREAYRMQQAAKIKRVVAGAGSLAAAVFMGVWLSYDSPLKPSVDTQTTSSPPAAITAAPPLAMPSLPVESKAKPQLEQEVTPKVGNKIVQNQTVPRDATKLQSVAEEPATNSTDTSRPTPTREKSPVEVQAEAYLQKKLGAQSTQFEVDYVHSNLAQGEVAFRKIINGIPLQEKSATVRISPRTGEMTLLLYPDLEDSGVASQPANRVGTIDKEKAAQQLGSTLRLVYAGKKQPGLQYVAASDVYVNAKTGKLISQARADKKSVAVSGQGKPLVLKTSDEVAKLLENKLGIKVEQKAFIGVNPHRISYSWNDGQGNGVSVETTDDGAFLGFSQMAAYGRKNQRETTYEQAQTLAIAHLEKFLSTDVRELSLEASQESPSTIQFTFAPKINGIPVIDHPYQVSVELASGLVTELTGNFSDLSWIQADQTAKTLSKEAALDQFVQQAPIELVYLPAEKGTEPVLAYQIRRDSEQRWAIEATTGKIIN, from the coding sequence ATGAGTTTGCCAGATGAAAACCACGTAATCGAATTACTGAAGCAAGCCAGGCAGGAGAGCAGCCCACCTCGTCAAGTGTGGAAGCAGACGGGCAAGGAAAGGCTCATTCGTGAGGCGTATCGCATGCAGCAAGCAGCGAAGATCAAGCGAGTTGTCGCCGGAGCGGGTTCCCTTGCAGCGGCCGTATTCATGGGTGTTTGGCTGAGCTATGATTCACCGCTGAAGCCATCTGTTGATACGCAAACCACCAGCTCACCTCCAGCCGCCATAACAGCCGCGCCACCGCTTGCTATGCCTTCTCTTCCAGTTGAAAGCAAGGCTAAGCCACAGCTGGAGCAGGAAGTCACCCCAAAAGTAGGAAACAAAATCGTTCAAAACCAAACGGTTCCACGTGATGCTACAAAGCTGCAGTCCGTAGCCGAGGAGCCTGCAACGAACTCAACAGATACGAGCCGACCCACACCAACACGTGAGAAATCACCAGTGGAAGTACAGGCAGAGGCCTATTTACAAAAGAAGCTGGGAGCACAGAGCACACAGTTTGAAGTGGATTATGTTCACTCGAATTTGGCCCAAGGAGAAGTGGCTTTTCGCAAAATCATCAATGGCATTCCTCTTCAGGAGAAAAGTGCGACGGTCCGTATCTCCCCAAGAACGGGGGAAATGACCTTGCTTCTTTACCCAGATCTCGAAGATAGTGGCGTAGCATCACAGCCTGCCAATCGTGTCGGGACGATCGACAAGGAGAAAGCAGCCCAACAGCTGGGGAGTACGCTTCGCCTCGTTTATGCAGGAAAGAAACAACCAGGGCTTCAATATGTAGCAGCATCAGATGTTTATGTGAACGCGAAGACAGGCAAGCTGATCAGCCAAGCGAGAGCAGACAAAAAGTCGGTTGCTGTTTCGGGACAAGGAAAACCACTCGTGCTGAAAACTTCTGATGAGGTGGCAAAGCTGCTTGAGAACAAGTTGGGCATAAAGGTGGAACAAAAAGCATTCATCGGTGTAAATCCGCATCGTATTTCATACTCTTGGAACGATGGGCAGGGCAACGGCGTTTCCGTTGAGACGACAGATGACGGAGCATTCCTCGGGTTTTCACAGATGGCTGCCTATGGACGTAAGAACCAACGGGAAACGACCTACGAGCAGGCACAAACATTGGCGATAGCCCACCTGGAGAAATTCCTCTCCACCGATGTTCGTGAGCTGTCATTGGAAGCGTCACAAGAGTCACCTAGCACCATTCAGTTTACCTTTGCACCGAAGATCAACGGGATTCCCGTCATAGATCATCCTTATCAAGTGTCGGTTGAGCTGGCTAGCGGGCTTGTTACCGAGCTTACGGGTAACTTTTCGGATTTATCATGGATACAGGCGGATCAGACAGCAAAGACGCTCTCCAAGGAAGCGGCACTTGATCAATTTGTGCAGCAGGCTCCAATAGAACTCGTGTACTTGCCAGCAGAAAAAGGAACGGAGCCAGTACTTGCTTACCAAATCCGTAGGGATTCAGAACAGCGATGGGCAATAGAAGCCACGACAGGCAAGATCATCAACTAA
- a CDS encoding RNA polymerase sigma factor, translated as MPEDLAERIGLIYEAHYDDIYYFLLYFTGRQEDAEDMVQEVFSRLLKILPRYDGRVAMKTWLFSIAKHVAIDHYRKQKWQRLFSDNWLALMKSTEGLPETELETKEEMHSIQRALQKLKPDQRIIVILRYIKEYSVKETAEILAIPETKVRVDCHRGLKALQKILGNACEERIANEFAR; from the coding sequence TTGCCTGAGGATTTGGCAGAACGTATAGGGCTTATTTACGAAGCCCACTATGATGACATCTATTATTTCTTGCTTTACTTTACGGGCAGACAAGAAGATGCCGAAGACATGGTGCAGGAGGTATTTTCACGACTATTAAAAATACTGCCGCGGTATGACGGAAGGGTAGCGATGAAGACATGGTTGTTTTCCATCGCCAAGCATGTCGCAATTGATCATTACCGCAAGCAAAAGTGGCAACGACTGTTCTCAGACAACTGGTTGGCCCTCATGAAGTCTACGGAGGGCCTGCCAGAAACAGAGCTGGAGACAAAGGAAGAAATGCACAGTATTCAGCGTGCGCTGCAAAAGCTGAAGCCTGATCAGCGGATCATTGTGATTTTGCGCTACATAAAGGAGTACAGCGTTAAGGAAACAGCCGAGATTTTGGCCATTCCCGAGACAAAAGTAAGAGTGGACTGTCACAGGGGACTAAAGGCGTTGCAGAAAATACTCGGTAACGCTTGCGAGGAGAGGATTGCCAATGAGTTTGCCAGATGA
- a CDS encoding YcdB/YcdC domain-containing protein, translated as MNKWTKSVFVLMVASLTVTAPISAGAAKGSSAAVQEESKANGVIDEKLIERIEHSIKKMSKIVPFFKDYPINEYQVNHESGRVVVHKYQTKEQKTPYVSLQVNQKTGEVKLFNLITGNGKALSTYPVEDARKTATSFLKQWYGEDMGGYQLDQDTEQDSNSILFRKMVNGIPFRNDTLHISVNSQGQVEAVAKGDGLTKPIELEQDMGQIQFADPNKVHAKEKVEAMFAAAMTPYYQQSADGKSTKFLYAPYLGEIHASVGKEPPATSYKIIQFQPKAKQTIIKSKEEAAAFLADKTGYNPTKGRASFQEESDPKTGISNYLWTMEDEVIANIFFETKTGKVTTYQVLDTKQKSETDKKLSEEQAIKAAVDALSEFLPLTDKEMAITANRYKSDKNLYEFDFTMLHQGYPVDGTLRQAHVDAATGKATLLDWRVSQNNKLPDIKNAMTKEEAAKKVLKKYPLKLYYSLDEKNKNVAELVYVSPIFHDDEIDALTGEFYSFGEEEETE; from the coding sequence ATGAACAAATGGACGAAAAGCGTATTTGTACTCATGGTAGCCAGTCTGACGGTAACAGCACCGATTAGTGCTGGGGCTGCAAAGGGATCAAGTGCAGCGGTTCAGGAAGAGAGCAAGGCTAACGGTGTGATCGATGAGAAGCTGATCGAGAGAATAGAACATTCTATTAAAAAGATGAGCAAAATCGTACCATTTTTTAAGGACTATCCGATTAACGAGTATCAGGTTAATCATGAGTCAGGCCGTGTGGTCGTCCATAAGTATCAAACGAAGGAGCAAAAAACTCCATATGTGAGCCTTCAAGTCAATCAAAAAACAGGCGAGGTCAAACTGTTTAACTTGATCACTGGCAACGGGAAGGCGTTGTCTACATATCCGGTGGAAGATGCAAGGAAAACAGCGACTTCATTTTTGAAGCAATGGTATGGCGAGGACATGGGTGGCTATCAACTGGATCAGGATACAGAGCAAGACAGTAATTCGATCCTTTTTCGCAAAATGGTAAATGGAATTCCATTTCGCAATGACACTCTTCATATTTCCGTGAACAGTCAAGGACAGGTCGAGGCTGTTGCAAAAGGGGATGGGCTGACGAAACCCATCGAATTGGAACAAGACATGGGTCAGATCCAATTCGCTGATCCAAATAAGGTGCATGCAAAAGAAAAGGTAGAAGCGATGTTTGCTGCTGCTATGACGCCTTACTACCAACAGAGTGCAGATGGGAAAAGCACGAAGTTTCTGTACGCCCCTTATCTCGGCGAGATCCATGCAAGCGTCGGAAAAGAGCCGCCAGCAACGAGTTATAAAATCATCCAGTTCCAACCGAAGGCAAAGCAAACAATCATCAAGTCAAAAGAGGAGGCAGCTGCTTTCCTGGCTGACAAGACAGGATACAATCCTACAAAAGGGCGAGCGAGTTTTCAGGAAGAGAGCGATCCGAAAACCGGAATCAGTAATTATTTGTGGACGATGGAAGACGAGGTAATCGCCAATATCTTCTTCGAAACCAAGACGGGCAAGGTCACGACTTATCAAGTGTTGGATACAAAGCAAAAAAGTGAAACGGATAAAAAGCTGAGCGAAGAGCAGGCGATAAAAGCTGCCGTGGATGCCCTGTCAGAGTTCCTGCCACTCACAGATAAGGAGATGGCGATAACTGCCAATCGGTATAAGTCCGATAAGAATTTGTACGAATTTGACTTCACCATGCTTCATCAGGGGTATCCGGTAGATGGTACGCTAAGACAGGCGCACGTGGATGCCGCCACGGGAAAAGCCACTCTTCTTGATTGGAGAGTCTCTCAAAATAACAAGCTGCCGGATATTAAGAACGCCATGACAAAAGAGGAGGCAGCCAAGAAGGTGCTGAAAAAGTATCCACTCAAGCTGTATTACTCCTTGGATGAGAAAAATAAAAACGTAGCGGAGCTCGTTTATGTTTCTCCAATCTTTCATGATGATGAAATTGATGCCCTGACTGGTGAGTTCTACTCCTTTGGAGAAGAGGAAGAAACCGAGTAA
- a CDS encoding DsbA family oxidoreductase → MKIEIWSDFACPFCYIGKRRLEGALSQFPHKDQVEVVYRSFQLDPQMERDTDMDMHEVLAAKYSIPLEQAKGMNDQVTQMAKGVGLDYHFDTMIPTNTFDAHRLTHFAHAHGKMKELKERLLKAYFTESLHLGDHEVLAQLASEVGLDKEATLTMLAGNEYREQVQEDKQRGNDLGVTGVPFFVINNKYAVSGAQPGEVFLGALNQVWEEESAAPALKFVQNDEKKDEQSGDNCTDGSCKI, encoded by the coding sequence ATGAAAATTGAAATCTGGTCTGATTTTGCCTGCCCGTTTTGCTATATCGGAAAGCGCCGTCTGGAAGGAGCGCTTTCTCAATTTCCGCATAAGGATCAAGTCGAGGTCGTATATCGCAGCTTCCAGCTCGACCCGCAGATGGAACGCGATACTGATATGGACATGCATGAAGTACTAGCAGCCAAGTATAGCATTCCGCTCGAACAGGCGAAGGGGATGAATGACCAAGTAACCCAAATGGCAAAAGGTGTCGGTCTCGATTATCATTTTGACACGATGATCCCGACCAACACATTCGATGCGCATCGCTTGACGCACTTCGCTCATGCCCATGGAAAAATGAAGGAATTGAAGGAGCGACTGCTGAAGGCGTACTTTACGGAATCGCTCCATCTCGGCGACCACGAGGTGCTGGCACAGCTTGCTTCTGAGGTAGGCTTGGACAAGGAAGCGACGCTCACCATGCTGGCAGGAAACGAATACAGAGAGCAAGTACAAGAGGACAAACAAAGGGGCAACGATTTGGGTGTCACGGGTGTACCGTTCTTTGTCATTAATAACAAATATGCAGTCTCTGGAGCGCAACCAGGTGAAGTTTTTTTGGGAGCATTGAACCAGGTATGGGAAGAAGAAAGCGCAGCTCCTGCTCTGAAATTCGTGCAGAACGATGAGAAAAAAGACGAGCAATCCGGCGACAATTGCACAGACGGATCGTGCAAAATATAA